The window GCCCTTGGCCCTGTTCTCAGCCGCTTTCTCCTCACGCTGCACATCTTCGGGGATCTGGCCCGTTTCAGCCATCTCATGCTGATATTCTGTCCAGGCAGTATTGGTTAGATAGATGATTGCCACAAGCGACAGGAACATCAGCGAAGAAGCGATCGGCCGCCGGTAGAACCGCCGTTCACGGCCTGTATCCAGGAACGGGGCAAGCAGCAGAGCGCCAAACGCCACCCCGGTTACCCCCAATGTGCCCAGAACGATATAATCACCCGAGGCGTATGGCAGCTTCAAATATTGATACAGAAACAAAAAGTACCAGTCAGGGATCGGGATAACTGTAGCTCCGGCATCAGCAGGGAACCCCAGCGGTGCTGGCTCTGAAATTGTAAGTACAAGAATGCCAACCAAGACCACTACCCCAACCATCCACTCCTTCAAAAGAAAATTCGGAATGAAGGCCTCCGATTTACCAGGATATGCCGTATAGTCAGGCGGTGTAATGAACCCGTTGCCCTTCTTGACACGGGAATCGCCGACAAATACGACCTTTTCTTCAGAGCCGTCCTTGCCCTTATGTGCCATTCAAGAGTCCCTCCTTTTCGTCAATTGATTTACAACGGACCGGATATACCCTGTCTGCGGATCATAATAAAGTGTCCGACGAGCAGTATAAGCAGGACCGCCGGGAGGA of the Paenibacillus pedocola genome contains:
- a CDS encoding menaquinol-cytochrome c reductase cytochrome b/c subunit, which translates into the protein MAHKGKDGSEEKVVFVGDSRVKKGNGFITPPDYTAYPGKSEAFIPNFLLKEWMVGVVVLVGILVLTISEPAPLGFPADAGATVIPIPDWYFLFLYQYLKLPYASGDYIVLGTLGVTGVAFGALLLAPFLDTGRERRFYRRPIASSLMFLSLVAIIYLTNTAWTEYQHEMAETGQIPEDVQREEKAAENRAKGLPTTSAVQAKDIAIVDKDDPAMALFKQATCVTCHAVDLKGGGGPSLRGVGDTHDKEAILTIIKEGQGQMPPMYETAMGAGLTEQDIDSLAGWLAKQKSEQ